From the Halobacteriovorax sp. GB3 genome, the window AGTGAATCAAGAAAAGTCTCAATGGCCGTCGAATTATTGAGGATGTAATCATTGAGTGCTTGCGTAATATAGGAAACCTCTGGGTAGAGAGTATCCTGACCATAAAGAGGGCCGTAGAGTCGATAATTAAAGTTTCCAGCAGTGGTTGCTCCAACCGAGTCGACAGCTGGTAGGGAATCCATTGCTTCGGCATTGGATGGCATGTCATCTTGGTGAGGAACCATATAATTAGCAGCTTCATAACGAGTAGGTGCTCTTACATTTTCAAGGGCCTCATCAATCATTTCAGCTGTAAGAATGAGGCTTCCCGATGCCGTCGTTGGGAGATTAGCCAAGAGCGCCTTAAATTGATTACTATCGTAGAGACCTTGCCTTTCACTAGCGTTATTAGCCTGTAAAGAGTTTGCTGCTCTATTTAAGATTTCAATTGGATTAGTCATTGACGGTGCACCAGAGGCAGATGTCAGATCATAGAGTAGATTTGGAATGGCAAAGAGAGTATTTCCTGCTCCTGCCAGAGGTGAGCCCCCAATTGGATCTGTGTCATCGTCAACCCAAAATGGCGTAGCGGCCGTACTTCCAAGTGGAATCGGCATACCAGCGGCATAGCTAAGTCCTGTGGTTCTAAGGGCCGATAGATAGTTATTAGATCTTGCAAATGATGTTGGTTGTCTAGGGGTAACAGTTGTCCCTCCACTTCCTGGAGCAAAGAGCATTGGTCCAATTCTTCCACCAAATGGCTTTGCTGAAGCGTAGGCCTTGAGATTAATTCCATTTCGATCAGTAAATGGAAAGAACATTCCAATGAAATTAGCTTCTCCCTTTACAGAGTAATAAGTCATTACTTCAGGGTTTTTAACAAAACCGAAGAGGTAAGCAGGAACTGGAAGGGCCGTCTTTGTAACACCACAAGTCGCTTGAAAAGGTGCACTAATATCAGGGATCGTTTCGTTATCATTATCTGCCGCGATAAAAGCATGGAAGAAAGTAACGAGATTGATTGGAAAGGCCATAAGGTCTAGATAGTGTTTCGTAATGGCTCCAGAGGTCGGCATGAGAACACCACTTAGAGATGTTGGATTTATGTCGACAGGAGTAGGGCTTAGTTCAGTTAATTTAAATGAACTAGCAAACTCATCTTGTGAAGTAGGATCAATACTATCTGACTTAAAGGCTCCACCTGAAAGATTTCGATAGGCCGACATAAAGGCCTTTATAGGTCTTTCATTCATAGGAATATCGCTAGTGAATTCAGACTGTAGGTCTTGAACATTTGTACAGCTTCCAGCACTTCCTCCAAGACAAATTGGAGCGGGAACTGGTGGTCTGTTAACAATATTTTCAAGATTTCTAATTCGCATTCCTAGCTCAATAGACTGAGGCCATGCTCCAACTCGATGAGTTGCTAACATTGGTGCATCATTGAAAATTTGCCTTTTCGTTCCATAGGCCCAAGTCATTGCGGCGGCAAAATTCATATCTGATCGAGTTGAACAGGCGTTGGCCTTAAGTCTTACGAACGTGTTGAGGGCCGATTCAAAATACTCGCTGACTTGAGGAAGACCACTTGAAGCAAATCGTGGAAGACCTGGAATCTTATAGATACCGCAAATATTGTGAGAACTACCAAAGTGCAGACAAATGCTAGGGATATTAAAGGGATCATAACTAGAAGCTGAAGAACCGGTTAAAGTTCCTAGGCGGTAGTTCATATTTGAAGCTGAGATATTGCTGAGGTGAGTTTTAGTATTTCCTCTTTGGCCGATCACATAGTACTTAAACATCCACTCTTTATAAGTGTTTCTCATTTCCCAGTTCAGATAACCAATATTTGAAAGTTGGCGGGCTTGAGTGGCGGCTCCTGACCATGCAGCGGCATCAACAGCATTTTGCAAATTAATCTTGGCCTTTACAAAAAGTCCAACATTGATGACAAAGGCCATCATCGTAATCAGAACAACAAGAACAATTCCGAGAAAAATACTCAGTTGTCCGCGCTCACTATTTCGAGCTTTATTGTCTTTTTTGGTCGGGCTTTTGGCCATGTTTCATCCTTAAAACTTTAGTGTCTTAATGCTACTGGAGCCAATTTGGAGCGTCAACGAGAAGCTTTAAATCTTTGTAATGAAAGGGATGTGCTGTGCGTCTATTTGGTATGTTTCTTGAACAATAGGACATAGGCCATGGAAGGTTTATTCGGCGACCATGGAAAGTAGCACGTTGGCAGAGCCGGAGGTCCCCTCAAAGACTATCACATCTTTTTAATCGCACTCGCTCGAGTGCTCCCTCTCCGAGGGGTGAAATAGACCCTCGGAGCACTTTTTTACCTGCTTAAAGAGGGGCTAGCGGCCTGTTATAATAGAGTTTAAGGACTGATGGAGGTCGAGTAAAAATGAAGCACAATCCCCTAGAAAAGAGGACATTTAAGTATAAAAACCCGAGCATGGAGTTTTTTTGTCCCCTATGTGGAACACAAAGGGCCTTTACTTCAACTCCTAGGTTAAGCTTAAAAAACTACGCACAATGCGCACTGACAAGCATATTTCTAATGGTTTGTTTGTGGCCTTTAATGGGCGTGAAATCTTTTTTTGTTTTCTTTATTGTGTGGGGGATTTTTGAAGCGGCGCTAAGAGTTGTCTTTAAAAAAGAGATACCTTGTCCGCACTGTGGATTCGATGCAACTTGGTATAAAAAAGATGTTAAGGTTGCACGCGATAAGGTTAAAGTTTTTTGGGATTCGAAAAATGTTGCACCAGGTAACAATAATGAGAATGCCCCTCAAGAAGCTTAATTGAGCTTGTGAAATTTCTTAAATAATAATATCGGGTGCTTAAGAGCACCCTTTTTTATTATCTTCTTGCACCCTTTAAATTAGACTTTTAAATCGATGATCTTCATGTCATAAATTATCCAATTAACAACAGTCGTTATGGGATTCTCAAGTTTTGTTCCCGTAACCATTTTCAAGTGAGGACTCATATGAGTATCAACAAAGTAATCCTTATTGGTCGTCTAGGGCAAGATCCTGAACTTAAGTACACACCATCTGGAGCAGCAGTATGTAACTTTACTCTTGCTACAAGCGAGTCATGGGCAGACAAGTCAGGTCAAAAACAAGAAAGAACTGAATGGCACAGAGTTGTTGTTTGGGGAAAACTAGCTGAGCTATGTAACCAATACCTTGCAAAAGGTAGACAGTGTTTCGTTGAAGGGCAACTTCAAACTCGTTCATGGGACGATAAAGACGGAAACAAAAGATATACAAC encodes:
- a CDS encoding single-stranded DNA-binding protein; translation: MSINKVILIGRLGQDPELKYTPSGAAVCNFTLATSESWADKSGQKQERTEWHRVVVWGKLAELCNQYLAKGRQCFVEGQLQTRSWDDKDGNKRYTTEINARNIQFLGGTANAGQSQQGSYQRDNSMNQEQPRAMQDTAMNQDYDISTDSSFTADDIPF
- a CDS encoding Tad domain-containing protein — its product is MAKSPTKKDNKARNSERGQLSIFLGIVLVVLITMMAFVINVGLFVKAKINLQNAVDAAAWSGAATQARQLSNIGYLNWEMRNTYKEWMFKYYVIGQRGNTKTHLSNISASNMNYRLGTLTGSSASSYDPFNIPSICLHFGSSHNICGIYKIPGLPRFASSGLPQVSEYFESALNTFVRLKANACSTRSDMNFAAAMTWAYGTKRQIFNDAPMLATHRVGAWPQSIELGMRIRNLENIVNRPPVPAPICLGGSAGSCTNVQDLQSEFTSDIPMNERPIKAFMSAYRNLSGGAFKSDSIDPTSQDEFASSFKLTELSPTPVDINPTSLSGVLMPTSGAITKHYLDLMAFPINLVTFFHAFIAADNDNETIPDISAPFQATCGVTKTALPVPAYLFGFVKNPEVMTYYSVKGEANFIGMFFPFTDRNGINLKAYASAKPFGGRIGPMLFAPGSGGTTVTPRQPTSFARSNNYLSALRTTGLSYAAGMPIPLGSTAATPFWVDDDTDPIGGSPLAGAGNTLFAIPNLLYDLTSASGAPSMTNPIEILNRAANSLQANNASERQGLYDSNQFKALLANLPTTASGSLILTAEMIDEALENVRAPTRYEAANYMVPHQDDMPSNAEAMDSLPAVDSVGATTAGNFNYRLYGPLYGQDTLYPEVSYITQALNDYILNNSTAIETFLDSLSQVADSIRSQGSSAGPGGPDRYDDAAGTIHSGNLDNELNSCAATDPKISIAAKFKHFFLGVGSKCDIIALRDSIATWVNDEAAANPDWANFFVSSYKKPSGLSAGELATGYNPGPRQGNDAPITGMMESALTGGSLTVGPRRNFYSTKFIGTGMVDGSKFSLRNQNMYVEGMGSGFSNLPAIPEYSSSNLQNMLEPGQLSEFGELSF